Sequence from the Candidatus Paceibacterota bacterium genome:
CGGCGTAGTGCGCGAGCTTGTTATAGGCACGGCGGAAGTCATCCCTCCCCAGCTATCGCCGAGCGTGACAATATTCCAGTCGTACTTTACTTCTGTGCTGGTGATTGTCGTCGGTGGGGTATATTGCTCTTTTTTGCCACTAAAGAAATCCATACTGATGACGGTCTGCGGATTCTTTTTCGCACGTGTCATCCCTTGCGACAACAATATTTTTTCCAAATCTCGAAAGAGCTCTTTTTCGAGCAACGGGTTTGTCTTGTTAGTATAATCGAAGTCGAAGGTCTTGTAGTCGGCCAAGGGCTCATCGGTATCGCGATAAGTCCGAACATTGATTTCTTCCATCGGGAAGGCAACGGGGAAAAGGTCTTCGTTGTTGTTATTGTAACCCGCCGCGTGTTCCCCTATCGTGTCCACAATATTGGCTTCAGAAATCCATGAGGTTGCAGCCACTGCCTTCTTTCGTTTCGCCTTTCCAACCAGTAACCCGAACAAAACACCCAGTACCAGATAAAACACGGGTGTCATCCATAATGCAATGGTGAACAAGCTTGATGTATCAGGGCTAATTATCGCCACTATAAATACAACCGGGTAAAGTAATACTGCTAATAAATCAACAGAATACCCGGAGAAAAAAAGAGTTGGGTAAATCAATCCTATTATCAATCCAATCATCCCCCACTTCTTCCAACTCTTCCAATTTTTCATAAAATTAATTTTTAATTATTTGTTTGAGTTTTGTCGAAAAGTCATTCACACCTTTATTGCTGGACGAGTTGGCGCAGTTGTAATTGCCTACATCCAGAAGAACGTTATCGTTTCTTGAGACTTCTACCGATTGATTCGACCCGCCCGTGCAGCCGCCTAGGTCTTTTTCTGTCTTGCTTATAAGCATCGCCTTGCCGACAACTTGTTTGAATTGGTCTTCTGTAACTATCACGTCCTGCTTCTTTGTAACATTCCCCTTATAATCGTTCACTGTCAGCTCTCCGACTGCTCCGCCGTTAGCAGGAAAAGATAAAGTCAAAATATTTTTAGTGTAATAGGGCGGTGGCACAGAGCCGTTATCTTCTGTATATACGAGCTTCACGTTGCGAAAGTCGCCGAGATCAACCGGAGGAGTTACTTTCTTGTCAGCGAATAAAACGTAGCCTAATATGACCAACACGGCGATAAGGAGAATGTATTTACTTTTCATATATTACATTATAGCACTTATTCTCTTTAATTTTCTAGCTCCTTTTTGTAGTAATTTCGCATTTTTATTAGTTAGCACTTTTTTGCCGATTTTAGCCTAGATTTGTTTGCGCGCATTGCCGGCGATGCTACCGCCTTCATTCGCCACCGCCTTATTCTCGTCTAAATTTTTCGGTTCGCGCTTTCCGGAGATTTCTGTCGTTGCCGTTTCTGCGAGCATATTCAAGACCAGTTCCAGATTGGTCATATTGTCCCGCAGATTTTCTTTCTTTAAATCTTTGAATTTTTTGTATTCTCTCGTGGTCATGCCGGTCCAAGCCTTTGAGATTTCGTCAGTCAAAATAGCGAATTCCAATCCTTCTTTGACACCGCGCTTTTCCCATTCATCGGTCAATGCTTTGCGAATTTCAATACTTTTTAGTCTCTGGTTCACCCACTCTGGGCTGTATCCTTTTTGTAAAT
This genomic interval carries:
- a CDS encoding PDZ domain-containing protein, encoding MKNWKSWKKWGMIGLIIGLIYPTLFFSGYSVDLLAVLLYPVVFIVAIISPDTSSLFTIALWMTPVFYLVLGVLFGLLVGKAKRKKAVAATSWISEANIVDTIGEHAAGYNNNNEDLFPVAFPMEEINVRTYRDTDEPLADYKTFDFDYTNKTNPLLEKELFRDLEKILLSQGMTRAKKNPQTVISMDFFSGKKEQYTPPTTITSTEVKYDWNIVTLGDSWGGMTSAVPITSSRTTPGYTTTTFYSNIRLNFLNHAKLASGKKLEIPPMIWMGEADNEGLDPDIRGIAPVMLAELIGEFPEKSDKSPKRRVCRSRYSGLGLGFGPKDWRLINHVEPHSVAAENGINPGDFILKINGKNVGNWPVYNRSYTGDPARYRAKDPYFQDVLANKKNSEVELVIKSAETGKKITVKMRPRREDRYINVNLTTGAPASAQGDAVAALIGVPLALAIVYFILKYVL